In Corynebacterium guangdongense, one DNA window encodes the following:
- a CDS encoding cold-shock protein has protein sequence MAQGTVKWFNGEKGFGFIEPSDGSADVFVHYSEIQGGGFRNLDEGQKVEFETGMGAKGPQAQQVRAI, from the coding sequence ATGGCACAGGGAACTGTGAAGTGGTTCAACGGCGAGAAGGGCTTCGGTTTCATCGAGCCTTCCGACGGATCCGCTGACGTCTTCGTCCACTACTCCGAGATCCAGGGTGGCGGCTTCCGCAACCTGGACGAGGGCCAGAAGGTCGAGTTCGAGACCGGCATGGGCGCCAAGGGCCCCCAGGCTCAGCAGGTTCGCGCCATCTAG